A single Sphingopyxis chilensis DNA region contains:
- a CDS encoding DUF3649 domain-containing protein: MSRAVQNLGGARAREIAARALAAVPLNYAVTAALTMLIARLLPGGGAQASIGATMLSFAIFAGLAMTAFAVRSVAKLWIGLVVAGLVAGAADWLLIAAGGRL, from the coding sequence ATGAGCAGGGCGGTTCAAAATTTGGGCGGCGCGCGCGCGCGCGAGATCGCGGCGCGTGCGCTGGCCGCGGTGCCGCTCAACTATGCCGTCACCGCCGCGCTCACCATGCTCATCGCGCGGCTGTTGCCGGGCGGCGGGGCGCAGGCCTCGATCGGCGCGACGATGCTGTCCTTTGCGATCTTCGCAGGCCTCGCCATGACCGCCTTCGCGGTTCGCTCGGTTGCGAAGCTGTGGATCGGCCTGGTTGTCGCCGGGCTCGTCGCGGGCGCTGCGGACTGGTTGCTGATCGCCGCGGGAGGACGGCTGTGA
- a CDS encoding MFS transporter produces the protein MAADTVPTTEAERDARALHGADEHGGHRIDPAEIAIGVVIGRTSEFFDFFVYAIASVLVFPKLVFPHLDPLTGTLWSFAIFALAFVARPVGTVIFTAIDRAYGRGAKLTIALFLLGGSTAAIAFVPSYESAGIGAALLLALFRMGQGVALGGSWDGLASLLALNAPENKRGWYAMIPQLGAPLGLIVASLLFMFLIAALPAEDFLDWGWRYPFFVAFAINVVALFARLRIVVTPEYAELFENRALQPAPLLETVRSEWKTIVIGTFAPLASFAMFHMVTVYPLSWVFLFTDETPVRFLMIEAIAAVFGIGTIIASGALADRFGRRTLLAATAAAIAAFSGFAPQLLDAGQIGEAAFMILGFALLGLSFGQSSGALSSNFHPRHRYTGSAFTSDLAWLFGAGFAPMVALWLSSEFGLIAAGAYLLSGAIGTLVALWLNRELASTID, from the coding sequence ATGGCTGCCGACACCGTCCCCACCACCGAGGCCGAACGCGACGCCCGCGCCCTCCATGGCGCCGACGAACACGGGGGCCACCGCATCGACCCCGCCGAGATTGCGATCGGCGTCGTCATCGGCCGGACGTCGGAGTTTTTCGACTTCTTCGTCTATGCCATCGCATCGGTGCTGGTGTTCCCGAAGCTCGTCTTCCCGCACCTCGACCCGCTGACGGGCACACTCTGGTCGTTCGCCATCTTCGCCCTCGCCTTCGTCGCGCGCCCGGTCGGCACGGTCATCTTCACCGCGATCGACCGCGCCTATGGCCGCGGCGCCAAGCTCACCATCGCGCTGTTCCTGCTGGGCGGATCGACCGCCGCGATCGCCTTCGTTCCCAGCTATGAATCGGCCGGCATCGGCGCCGCGCTCCTCCTCGCGCTGTTCCGCATGGGCCAGGGCGTCGCGCTCGGCGGCTCTTGGGACGGCCTCGCATCGCTGCTCGCGCTCAACGCGCCAGAGAACAAGCGCGGCTGGTACGCGATGATCCCGCAGCTCGGCGCGCCGCTCGGTCTCATCGTCGCCAGCCTGCTCTTCATGTTCCTGATAGCAGCGTTGCCGGCCGAGGATTTCCTCGACTGGGGCTGGCGCTATCCCTTTTTCGTCGCCTTCGCGATCAACGTCGTCGCGCTGTTTGCGCGGCTGCGCATCGTCGTGACGCCCGAATATGCCGAGCTGTTCGAAAACCGGGCGCTCCAGCCGGCGCCATTGCTCGAGACCGTGCGCTCGGAATGGAAAACGATCGTCATCGGCACCTTCGCGCCGCTCGCCAGCTTCGCGATGTTCCACATGGTAACCGTCTATCCGCTGTCGTGGGTGTTCCTCTTCACCGACGAGACTCCGGTGCGCTTCCTGATGATCGAGGCGATCGCCGCGGTCTTCGGTATCGGGACGATCATCGCATCGGGCGCGCTCGCCGACCGCTTCGGCCGCCGCACGCTTCTCGCTGCCACCGCTGCTGCCATCGCGGCGTTCAGCGGCTTCGCGCCGCAGTTGCTCGACGCCGGCCAGATCGGCGAAGCGGCGTTCATGATCCTCGGCTTTGCGCTGCTCGGCCTGTCCTTCGGCCAGTCGTCGGGGGCGCTCTCGTCGAACTTCCACCCGCGCCACCGCTACACCGGATCGGCCTTCACCTCGGACCTCGCCTGGCTGTTCGGTGCCGGTTTCGCGCCGATGGTCGCGCTCTGGCTGTCGAGCGAATTCGGGCTGATCGCGGCGGGCGCCTATCTGCTGTCGGGGGCGATCGGCACGCTCGTCGCGCTGTGGCTCAACCGCGAACTGGCGAGCACGATTGACTGA
- the cyoC gene encoding cytochrome o ubiquinol oxidase subunit III, whose translation MSAKTITANEPVQFYDLDEHAHPEGHSTMLGFWIYLMSDCLIFAILFACYAVLGGSYAAGPAPKDLFDLKLIALNTAMLLFSSITYGFAVLQMQQGKVKGVQLWLGVTGLFGLAFLGIELYEFHHLIEIGAGPQRSAFLSSFFTLVGTHGLHVTFGIIWLVTLMVQLSKHGLIAANKRRVMCLSMFWHFLDVVWIGVFTFVYLMGVLR comes from the coding sequence ATGAGTGCCAAGACCATCACCGCGAACGAACCCGTCCAGTTCTACGACCTCGACGAGCATGCGCATCCCGAGGGGCACAGCACGATGCTGGGCTTCTGGATCTACCTGATGAGCGACTGCCTCATCTTTGCGATCCTTTTTGCCTGCTATGCCGTGCTCGGCGGCAGCTATGCCGCAGGGCCGGCGCCGAAGGATCTGTTCGATCTCAAGCTCATCGCGCTCAACACCGCGATGCTGCTCTTCTCGTCGATCACCTATGGTTTCGCGGTGCTCCAGATGCAGCAAGGCAAGGTGAAGGGCGTCCAGCTCTGGCTTGGCGTTACCGGCCTGTTCGGGCTCGCCTTCCTCGGGATCGAGCTTTACGAATTCCACCATCTGATCGAGATCGGCGCGGGTCCGCAGCGCAGCGCCTTCCTGTCGAGCTTTTTCACGCTCGTCGGCACCCACGGTCTGCACGTCACCTTCGGTATCATCTGGCTCGTCACGCTGATGGTCCAGCTCTCGAAGCATGGCCTGATCGCCGCGAACAAGCGCCGCGTGATGTGCCTGTCGATGTTCTGGCACTTCCTCGACGTCGTGTGGATCGGCGTCTTCACCTTTGTCTATCT
- the cyoB gene encoding cytochrome o ubiquinol oxidase subunit I, with amino-acid sequence MTIPHPAPETGPILGKLSLEALPLHEPILVVTFIGVVLGGIAVLGLITKFRLWGYLWTEWFTTVDHKRIGIMYMILGLIMFLRGFADAIMMRLQQAMAFGGSEGYLTPHHYDQVFTAHGVIMIFFVAMPFITGLMNYVVPLQIGARDVSFPFLNNFSFWMTTAGAVLTMISLFIGEYAQTGWLAYPPLSGIAYSPNVGVDYYIWGLQIAGIGTTLSGINLIVTILKLRAPGMGLMKMPVFTWTSLCANILIVASFPILTATLVLLTLDRYVGTNFFTNDLGGSPMMYVNLIWIWGHPEVYILVLPLFGVFSEVTSTFSGKRLFGYTSMVYATICITILSYLVWLHHFFTMGSGASVNSFFGITTMVISIPTGAKLFNWLFTMYRGRIRFELPMMWTIAFMLTFVIGGMTGVLLAVPPADFVLHNSLFLIAHFHNVIIGGVLFGLFAAINYWWPKAFGYKLDVFWGKVSFWCWVVGFWVAFTPLYILGLMGVTRRMRVFDDPSLQIWFVIAGIGALIVAAGIGAMLIQFGVSIWRRKELRDTTGGDPWDGRTLEWATSSPPPDYNFAFTPVIHDLDAWYDMKTRGHQRPVGGYRDIHMPSNTGTGMILSGFCLVMGFALVWHIWWLVALSFAATIVGAIYHTFNYKRDFDIPAATVTAVEEARTRQLAAGA; translated from the coding sequence ATGACCATCCCGCATCCCGCACCCGAAACCGGTCCGATCCTCGGCAAGCTGTCGCTCGAGGCGCTGCCGCTCCACGAGCCGATCCTCGTCGTCACCTTCATCGGCGTCGTCCTCGGCGGCATCGCCGTGCTCGGCCTGATCACCAAATTCCGCCTCTGGGGTTATTTGTGGACCGAATGGTTCACCACCGTCGACCACAAGCGCATCGGGATCATGTACATGATCCTCGGCCTCATCATGTTCCTGCGCGGCTTTGCCGACGCGATCATGATGCGCCTGCAACAGGCGATGGCGTTCGGCGGGTCCGAAGGATACCTGACCCCCCACCATTATGACCAGGTGTTCACGGCGCATGGCGTGATCATGATCTTCTTCGTCGCGATGCCGTTCATCACCGGCCTGATGAACTATGTCGTGCCGCTCCAGATCGGCGCGCGCGACGTCAGCTTTCCCTTCCTCAACAATTTCAGTTTCTGGATGACGACCGCCGGCGCGGTGCTGACGATGATCTCGCTGTTCATCGGTGAATATGCGCAGACCGGCTGGCTCGCCTATCCGCCTTTGTCGGGCATCGCCTACAGCCCGAATGTCGGCGTCGATTATTATATCTGGGGGCTGCAGATAGCCGGGATCGGCACGACCCTGTCGGGTATCAACCTGATCGTCACGATCCTGAAGCTGCGCGCGCCGGGCATGGGGCTGATGAAGATGCCCGTCTTCACCTGGACCTCGCTCTGCGCGAACATCCTGATCGTCGCCTCCTTCCCGATCCTGACGGCGACGCTCGTGCTGCTGACGCTCGACCGTTATGTCGGCACCAATTTCTTCACCAACGATCTCGGCGGATCGCCGATGATGTATGTGAACCTGATCTGGATCTGGGGTCACCCCGAAGTCTATATCCTCGTGCTGCCGCTGTTCGGCGTCTTCTCCGAAGTCACCTCGACCTTCTCGGGCAAGCGCCTCTTCGGCTATACCTCGATGGTCTATGCGACGATCTGCATCACGATCCTGTCGTACCTCGTCTGGCTGCACCATTTCTTCACCATGGGGTCGGGCGCGAGCGTCAACAGCTTCTTCGGCATCACCACGATGGTGATCTCGATCCCGACGGGGGCCAAGCTCTTCAACTGGCTGTTCACCATGTACCGCGGCCGCATCCGGTTCGAACTGCCGATGATGTGGACGATCGCCTTCATGCTGACCTTCGTCATCGGCGGCATGACCGGGGTGCTGCTCGCGGTGCCGCCCGCCGATTTCGTGCTGCACAACTCGCTGTTCCTGATCGCGCACTTCCACAATGTCATCATCGGGGGCGTGCTCTTCGGCCTGTTCGCGGCGATCAATTACTGGTGGCCCAAGGCGTTCGGCTACAAACTCGACGTCTTCTGGGGCAAGGTCAGCTTCTGGTGCTGGGTGGTCGGTTTCTGGGTCGCCTTCACGCCGCTCTATATCCTCGGCCTGATGGGCGTGACACGGCGCATGCGCGTGTTCGACGACCCGAGCCTGCAAATCTGGTTCGTGATCGCCGGCATCGGCGCGCTGATCGTCGCGGCGGGCATCGGCGCGATGCTGATCCAGTTCGGTGTCAGCATCTGGCGCCGCAAGGAACTGCGCGACACCACGGGCGGCGATCCGTGGGACGGTCGCACGCTCGAATGGGCAACCAGCTCGCCGCCGCCCGACTATAATTTCGCCTTCACGCCGGTGATCCACGACCTCGACGCGTGGTACGATATGAAGACGCGGGGGCACCAGCGGCCGGTCGGCGGCTATCGCGACATCCACATGCCGAGCAACACCGGCACGGGGATGATCCTGTCGGGTTTCTGCCTGGTGATGGGATTTGCGCTGGTCTGGCACATCTGGTGGCTCGTGGCGCTGAGCTTCGCTGCGACGATCGTCGGCGCGATCTATCACACCTTCAACTACAAGCGCGATTTCGACATCCCGGCGGCAACGGTCACCGCGGTCGAGGAAGCGCGCACCCGCCAGCTGGCGGCCGGAGCCTGA
- the cyoA gene encoding ubiquinol oxidase subunit II, with product MPSYLPRFLARWRFLPLLAALPFLSGCGLIVLDPAGDVARQQGDLIVLSTVLMLLIIVPVMALTIFFAWKYRASNKEATYKPDWDHSTQLELVIWSAPLLIIICLGAVTWVATHLLDPYRPLARTAPGQPVAAEVKPLDVQVVALDWKWLFIYPEQGVATVNELALPVNRPVRFRISSSSVMNSFYVPALAGQIYAMPGMETKLHGVFDKTGEFTGFSANYSGWGFSNMRFAVKSLPAGEFDQWVAEAKASSEGDLSRDAYLKLEKPTHKEPVRRFAASDPQLFDAVVNMCVEPGKMCMHDMMSLDAAGGAGIAGIGNVRQVTYDKFAARGTVDAARWSMRYVAAYCSSPVMSNDRPDARPVSPERLKGEGLPVPAEPERTALNARVARPMS from the coding sequence ATGCCAAGCTATCTCCCCCGTTTTCTCGCTCGATGGCGGTTTTTGCCGCTGCTCGCCGCGCTGCCCTTCCTGTCGGGCTGCGGGCTGATCGTGCTCGATCCCGCCGGCGACGTCGCGCGCCAGCAGGGCGATCTGATCGTCCTGTCGACGGTGCTGATGCTGCTCATCATCGTGCCGGTGATGGCGCTGACGATCTTCTTCGCGTGGAAATATCGCGCGTCGAACAAGGAGGCGACGTACAAGCCCGACTGGGACCATTCGACCCAGCTCGAACTCGTCATCTGGTCGGCGCCGCTCTTGATCATCATCTGCCTGGGCGCAGTGACGTGGGTCGCGACGCATTTGCTCGACCCCTATCGCCCGCTCGCGCGCACGGCGCCGGGCCAGCCCGTTGCGGCGGAGGTCAAGCCGCTCGACGTGCAGGTGGTGGCGCTCGATTGGAAATGGCTGTTCATCTATCCCGAACAGGGCGTCGCGACGGTGAACGAACTGGCGCTGCCGGTGAACCGGCCGGTGCGTTTCCGCATCTCCTCCTCGTCGGTGATGAACAGCTTTTACGTGCCCGCGCTCGCGGGGCAGATTTACGCGATGCCGGGCATGGAGACGAAGCTGCACGGCGTCTTCGACAAGACCGGCGAGTTCACCGGCTTTTCGGCCAATTATTCGGGATGGGGCTTTTCGAACATGCGCTTTGCGGTGAAGAGCCTGCCCGCGGGCGAGTTTGACCAATGGGTCGCCGAAGCAAAAGCCTCGTCCGAAGGCGACCTCAGCCGTGACGCCTATCTGAAGCTCGAAAAACCGACGCACAAGGAGCCGGTCCGCCGCTTTGCCGCGAGCGATCCGCAGCTGTTCGATGCCGTCGTCAACATGTGCGTCGAGCCCGGCAAGATGTGTATGCACGACATGATGTCGCTCGACGCGGCCGGCGGCGCGGGCATCGCGGGGATCGGCAATGTCCGGCAGGTCACCTACGACAAGTTCGCCGCGCGCGGCACCGTCGACGCCGCCCGCTGGAGCATGCGCTATGTCGCCGCCTATTGCAGTTCGCCGGTGATGTCGAACGACCGCCCCGACGCAAGGCCGGTGTCGCCGGAAAGGCTGAAGGGCGAGGGGCTTCCGGTTCCGGCCGAGCCCGAACGCACCGCGCTCAACGCGCGTGTCGCCCGCCCGATGTCCTGA
- a CDS encoding LysR family transcriptional regulator: MRHLARFDLNLLRIFDAIFAKGGVSAAARHLNLSQPAISHALARLRTQFDDPLFVRQGNRLVPTSAARAIAGPVREALRALDVALDAATAFDLAQTTREFRIGVRLSGEMPRFSSLVARVRGEAPHVALASVTFRRRDLVAMLANGDLDLALDVELPADDRLCRHYLGAEPLVVVARKGHPRVDGAIDLDTYLALDHIIATARPYGPGIEDMALDRMGLTRRVAVRCQHAITAWQIVAASDMLFALPKSHAAILDAMWPMQLVELPLPVEPGGSYLYWHQAAQADPGLGWLRGIIIEELGGPSPR, encoded by the coding sequence TTGCGGCATCTCGCCCGGTTCGACCTCAACCTGCTGCGCATTTTCGACGCGATCTTCGCCAAGGGCGGCGTATCGGCGGCGGCGCGGCACCTGAACCTGTCGCAGCCGGCGATCAGCCATGCGCTCGCACGGCTGCGCACGCAGTTCGACGATCCGCTCTTCGTGCGGCAGGGCAATCGCCTCGTCCCCACCTCCGCCGCGCGCGCCATCGCGGGGCCGGTGCGCGAGGCGCTGCGCGCGCTCGACGTCGCGCTCGACGCGGCAACCGCGTTCGATCTCGCGCAGACGACGCGCGAATTCCGCATCGGGGTGCGTCTTTCGGGCGAAATGCCGCGCTTTTCCTCGCTGGTTGCGCGCGTGCGCGGCGAGGCTCCGCATGTCGCGCTCGCCAGCGTTACCTTCCGGCGCCGCGACCTCGTCGCGATGCTCGCGAACGGCGATCTCGATCTTGCGCTCGACGTCGAATTGCCTGCCGATGATCGGCTGTGCCGCCACTATCTGGGCGCCGAACCGCTCGTCGTCGTCGCGCGCAAGGGGCACCCGCGCGTCGACGGAGCGATCGATCTCGACACCTATCTGGCGCTCGATCACATCATCGCCACCGCGCGGCCCTATGGTCCGGGAATCGAGGATATGGCGCTCGACCGCATGGGGCTGACGCGCCGTGTCGCCGTTCGCTGCCAGCACGCGATCACCGCCTGGCAGATCGTCGCCGCGTCCGACATGCTCTTCGCGCTGCCGAAATCGCATGCCGCGATCCTCGACGCGATGTGGCCGATGCAACTCGTCGAGCTGCCGTTGCCGGTCGAACCCGGCGGCAGCTATCTCTATTGGCATCAGGCGGCGCAGGCCGACCCCGGGCTCGGCTGGTTACGCGGGATCATCATCGAAGAGTTGGGCGGCCCTTCGCCGCGATGA
- a CDS encoding PepSY-associated TM helix domain-containing protein — translation MKGGFRQSMAWLHTWTGLLLGWLLFAIFVTGTSAYFQEEITRWMTPEVRSVPSDPASGFVAATEWLKREAPGGSEWSIYSTGKRAAGLQLYWVNGPDAPADAPTSARLDGTGTKVFARETLGGWFLYRFHYDLHYINWYWARWLVGIAAMAMLVAILSGIVTHKKILTDFFLLRLGKGQRSWLDAHNASSVLFLPFILMITYTGLVSLATHYMPWGIAANYANQGKFFEAAFPWPVPAERAGPAPLAPIGPIVERAERMWGTAAGSVRILNPGDRTARVIVSGAPDAGMSVRLRSMTFDGVTGRPVDAHDPSGAATATEGTMIGLHAGRFASPLLRTLYFMSGLAGCVMVASGLILWTVKRRPKLPDPDRPHFGFRLVEKLNIAAIAGLPFGMAAYFLANRLLPLGIAGRSEREIDTMFIAWGAVAIWALARPARRAWPEALSATALAFASVPLVNALTTDRSLVASLAAGDSLFAMFDGVMLVLAAGFGWAALKVARRRDREAASRGSPMRAIAGAEAA, via the coding sequence GTGAAAGGCGGCTTCCGGCAATCGATGGCGTGGCTGCACACCTGGACCGGGCTGCTGCTCGGCTGGTTGCTGTTTGCGATCTTCGTGACCGGGACGTCGGCCTATTTTCAGGAAGAGATCACGCGCTGGATGACCCCGGAGGTGCGCAGCGTGCCCTCCGATCCCGCGAGCGGCTTCGTGGCGGCGACCGAGTGGCTGAAGCGCGAGGCGCCCGGTGGCAGCGAATGGTCGATCTATTCGACGGGCAAGCGCGCCGCCGGCCTGCAGCTCTATTGGGTGAACGGCCCCGACGCGCCCGCCGACGCGCCGACCAGCGCGCGTCTCGACGGCACCGGCACCAAGGTTTTCGCGCGCGAGACGCTGGGCGGCTGGTTCCTCTACCGCTTTCATTACGACCTTCATTATATCAACTGGTATTGGGCGCGCTGGCTGGTCGGGATTGCGGCGATGGCGATGCTGGTCGCGATCCTCAGCGGTATCGTCACGCACAAGAAGATCCTCACCGATTTCTTCCTGCTCCGCCTCGGCAAGGGCCAGCGGAGCTGGCTCGATGCGCATAATGCGTCGAGCGTGCTGTTCCTGCCCTTCATCCTGATGATCACCTATACCGGCCTCGTCAGCCTCGCGACCCATTATATGCCCTGGGGTATCGCCGCCAATTACGCCAACCAGGGCAAATTCTTCGAAGCCGCTTTCCCCTGGCCCGTGCCGGCCGAAAGGGCCGGGCCGGCGCCGCTTGCGCCCATCGGGCCGATCGTCGAGCGCGCCGAACGCATGTGGGGCACCGCCGCGGGCAGCGTCCGTATCCTCAACCCGGGCGACCGCACGGCGCGGGTCATCGTCTCGGGCGCGCCCGACGCCGGCATGTCGGTTCGCCTGCGCTCGATGACCTTCGACGGAGTGACCGGCCGCCCGGTCGACGCGCACGATCCATCGGGGGCCGCGACCGCGACCGAAGGCACGATGATCGGCCTTCACGCCGGGCGCTTCGCCTCGCCCTTGCTGCGAACGCTCTATTTCATGTCGGGGCTCGCGGGCTGCGTCATGGTCGCCTCGGGCCTGATCCTGTGGACGGTGAAGCGCCGCCCCAAGCTTCCCGATCCCGACCGGCCGCATTTCGGCTTCCGGCTCGTCGAAAAGCTGAATATCGCGGCGATCGCCGGGCTGCCCTTCGGGATGGCGGCCTATTTTCTCGCCAACCGCCTGTTGCCGCTCGGCATCGCCGGGCGGAGCGAGCGCGAGATCGACACGATGTTCATCGCCTGGGGCGCGGTGGCGATATGGGCGCTCGCGCGGCCCGCCCGCCGCGCGTGGCCGGAGGCGCTGTCGGCGACCGCGCTCGCCTTCGCCTCGGTTCCGCTCGTCAACGCCTTGACCACCGACCGGTCGCTGGTCGCCAGCCTTGCCGCCGGCGACAGCCTTTTTGCCATGTTCGATGGCGTGATGCTGGTCTTGGCGGCCGGCTTCGGCTGGGCTGCGCTGAAGGTCGCGCGCAGGCGGGACCGCGAGGCGGCGTCGCGCGGATCGCCGATGCGCGCGATAGCGGGTGCGGAGGCGGCGTGA
- a CDS encoding helix-turn-helix transcriptional regulator has product MTHKRAIVISAEFASFIGRGPLDTAWLPPAPIVIGFGDMGEPAVSILTSEDIEGEAGGHILLFAISRAACLRMFGLLPSVEGSWYLSADLRELGRALVAVEGEGEVAGMLRVARSLELLCQLFGALKEHRMVEFHGKTTLSEIDAMRVAAAHQLVSEAWQEPLTVAEVARRSGLGKAKLTQGFREMYKCTVAEAVSERRLSNARTLLALSDLPVSTIGYRCGYQSNASFTRAFARRFGMTPTEMRRHEKPPAGSVPADLSP; this is encoded by the coding sequence ATGACACATAAGCGCGCCATCGTCATATCGGCGGAATTCGCCAGTTTCATCGGGCGCGGGCCGCTCGATACGGCGTGGCTGCCGCCCGCGCCGATCGTCATCGGCTTCGGCGATATGGGCGAACCGGCGGTCAGCATATTGACCAGCGAGGATATCGAAGGCGAAGCGGGCGGGCATATCCTGCTGTTCGCGATCAGCCGCGCCGCTTGCCTGCGCATGTTCGGCCTGCTGCCGAGCGTGGAGGGCAGCTGGTATCTTTCCGCGGACCTGCGCGAACTGGGCCGCGCGCTCGTCGCGGTGGAGGGAGAGGGCGAAGTGGCGGGCATGCTCCGCGTGGCGCGCAGCCTCGAACTGCTCTGCCAGCTGTTCGGGGCGCTGAAAGAACATCGCATGGTCGAATTCCATGGCAAGACGACGCTCAGCGAGATCGACGCGATGCGCGTCGCCGCCGCGCACCAACTGGTCAGCGAAGCCTGGCAGGAGCCATTGACGGTAGCCGAAGTGGCGCGGCGGTCGGGGCTCGGCAAGGCGAAGCTGACGCAGGGCTTTCGCGAGATGTATAAATGCACGGTCGCCGAGGCGGTGAGTGAGCGACGGCTGTCGAATGCCCGCACCTTGCTGGCGCTAAGCGACCTGCCGGTCTCCACCATCGGTTATCGTTGCGGTTATCAAAGCAATGCCAGCTTTACCCGCGCCTTTGCGCGCCGGTTCGGCATGACGCCGACCGAAATGCGGCGGCACGAAAAGCCGCCCGCCGGATCGGTTCCCGCGGATCTTTCGCCATAG
- a CDS encoding DUF3325 domain-containing protein, giving the protein MIHILLFLLALSGFAMLCLARDRHQRDLLGRKLPARTAVSLRRGGLFLLLLAYPVAGLALGWGYGAVEWFGQLSGGALLTVLLLNRLSARGAAGR; this is encoded by the coding sequence GTGATCCACATCCTGCTCTTCCTGCTTGCCTTGTCGGGATTCGCGATGCTTTGCCTCGCACGCGACCGGCATCAGCGCGATCTTCTGGGCCGCAAGCTTCCCGCCAGGACCGCCGTCAGCTTGCGCCGGGGCGGCCTGTTCCTGCTGCTGCTCGCCTATCCGGTGGCGGGCCTCGCGCTCGGGTGGGGTTATGGCGCGGTCGAATGGTTCGGCCAGCTCAGCGGCGGCGCGCTGCTCACCGTGCTGCTCCTCAATCGCCTGTCGGCGCGCGGAGCCGCCGGCCGCTGA
- a CDS encoding acyl-CoA dehydrogenase family protein produces the protein MTEIELEAELNDLRMSKEAQPLFDAVKRHIADNVAPITEEFFRLGEDRADRWSWAPGQLELLEGAKDKAKAAGLWNFFLPHGDTGTPLSNLDYAYIAAELGKSPLASESLNCSAPDTGNMEVLEMVGTPAQKERWLKPLLNGEIRSAYVMTEPGVASSDASNLETSARLEGDEWVINGEKYFISGAGDPRCKILICMVKTNPEAARKAQHSQILVPMDTPGVQVLGPMRVFGADHAPQGHMHMRFDNVRVPKDNMLLGEGRGFEISQMRLGPGRIHHCMRTIGKAEVALDLMVKRGNSRTAFGRPLSQLGKNLEVIARARVEIEAMRLIVLKAAKAMDLLGNREARVWVSMAKAMVPERVCQIIDQAIQIHGATGISHWTPLADLYADVRHLRFADGPDEVHYMVVGRDELGRH, from the coding sequence ATGACCGAGATCGAACTCGAAGCCGAACTCAACGACCTGCGCATGTCGAAGGAAGCGCAACCGCTCTTCGACGCCGTGAAGCGCCACATCGCCGACAATGTCGCGCCGATCACCGAAGAATTCTTCCGCCTCGGCGAAGACCGCGCCGATCGCTGGAGCTGGGCGCCGGGGCAGCTCGAATTGCTCGAAGGCGCGAAGGACAAGGCGAAGGCGGCGGGCCTGTGGAATTTCTTCCTGCCCCACGGCGACACGGGCACCCCGCTCAGCAACCTCGACTATGCCTATATCGCCGCCGAACTCGGCAAGTCGCCGCTCGCATCCGAATCGCTGAACTGCTCGGCGCCCGATACGGGCAATATGGAAGTGCTCGAAATGGTCGGCACGCCCGCGCAGAAGGAGCGCTGGCTGAAACCGCTTCTGAACGGCGAAATCCGCTCGGCCTATGTGATGACCGAGCCCGGCGTCGCCTCTTCCGACGCGAGCAACCTCGAAACGAGCGCGCGGCTCGAAGGCGACGAATGGGTCATCAACGGCGAGAAATATTTCATCAGCGGTGCGGGCGATCCGCGCTGCAAGATATTGATCTGCATGGTCAAGACCAACCCCGAAGCGGCGCGCAAGGCACAGCATTCGCAGATCCTCGTGCCGATGGACACGCCCGGCGTGCAGGTGCTCGGCCCGATGCGGGTGTTCGGCGCCGACCATGCGCCGCAGGGGCATATGCACATGCGCTTCGACAATGTCCGCGTGCCAAAGGACAATATGCTGCTCGGCGAGGGGCGCGGGTTCGAGATTTCGCAGATGCGCCTCGGCCCCGGCCGCATCCATCACTGCATGCGCACGATCGGCAAGGCCGAAGTCGCGCTCGACCTGATGGTGAAGCGCGGCAATTCGCGCACCGCCTTTGGTCGTCCGCTGTCGCAACTCGGCAAGAATCTGGAGGTGATCGCGCGGGCGCGGGTCGAGATCGAGGCCATGCGGCTGATCGTATTGAAAGCGGCGAAGGCGATGGACCTGCTCGGCAACCGCGAGGCGCGCGTCTGGGTGAGCATGGCGAAGGCGATGGTACCCGAACGCGTATGCCAGATCATCGACCAGGCGATCCAGATCCACGGCGCGACCGGTATCTCGCATTGGACGCCGCTCGCCGACCTTTATGCCGATGTGCGCCACCTGCGCTTTGCCGACGGCCCCGACGAAGTGCATTATATGGTGGTGGGCCGCGACGAGCTCGGGCGTCATTGA